From a single Loigolactobacillus coryniformis subsp. coryniformis KCTC 3167 = DSM 20001 genomic region:
- a CDS encoding triphosphoribosyl-dephospho-CoA synthase has product MMNSIAELAVAALKWEANFTPKPGLVDAVSNGAHQDMDVTLFRRSATSLSSYFESIVQVSSGATLDRSLRTKIGALGRQAEATMYQTTNGVNTHKGAIWTLGLLVSSLAITPDAALADILTGAAALASLPDEKLVAPKKSYGEQAQQKYGLGGAKAEAQQAFPHIAPLLQWPLNSQDDWLRVLLQLYATVDDTNIVHRADLATLRNFQKQAQQIVADEQPVLANSRLRELDRFTLKMNISPGGSADLFAAIRFLTWINIYREEHESSWKNYISHLKPQNLSATLSM; this is encoded by the coding sequence ATGATGAACAGTATTGCAGAACTAGCTGTTGCCGCATTAAAATGGGAGGCCAATTTTACCCCTAAACCAGGTTTGGTTGACGCCGTTTCAAATGGTGCCCATCAGGACATGGATGTGACTTTATTTAGACGTTCTGCCACTAGTTTATCTTCGTATTTTGAAAGCATCGTACAGGTGTCGAGTGGCGCAACGCTCGATCGTTCATTACGAACGAAGATTGGCGCTTTAGGTCGGCAGGCTGAAGCAACTATGTATCAGACGACTAATGGTGTCAATACACACAAAGGAGCTATTTGGACCTTGGGGTTATTAGTCAGTAGCCTCGCGATCACACCAGATGCTGCGTTAGCAGATATTCTTACTGGAGCGGCTGCCTTGGCTAGTTTACCTGATGAAAAATTGGTTGCACCAAAAAAGTCCTACGGTGAACAAGCTCAGCAGAAGTATGGATTAGGCGGTGCTAAGGCGGAAGCGCAACAAGCTTTTCCGCACATTGCCCCCTTGCTACAATGGCCTTTAAATAGTCAGGATGATTGGTTAAGGGTACTGTTGCAACTTTATGCGACTGTTGATGATACGAACATTGTTCATCGCGCTGACTTGGCAACGTTACGTAATTTTCAAAAGCAAGCACAACAGATCGTTGCCGATGAACAGCCGGTGCTGGCCAATTCTCGGTTACGTGAGTTAGATCGTTTTACTTTAAAAATGAATATTTCACCTGGTGGCAGTGCAGATCTATTTGCGGCAATCAGATTTTTAACTTGGATCAATATTTATCGAGAGGAGCATGAATCATCATGGAAAAATTACATTTCACATTTAAAGCCACAGAACCTATCAGCCACCCTGTCCATGTAG
- a CDS encoding LysR family transcriptional regulator yields MNIAQLQGFVFAAQTDSITQAAKLAYISQPAMTKLIHQLEKELGVQLFDRTGRTIQLNAQGQLFFSYVTTVLDQLQKGIDAVTTKTTNKLKPIRLLVEVASSLIPEIIHIIQQHFPAAPVQLTQRISTLSEPRQFDFIISSRQPQLDRTAIPLLNEEILVGSAQQQFKSQYVTPAELQRLPVIGLGRHNPLRDTVDSYFEALDIHLNYQYEADDPATIRELLLSGAGIGFIPAVTWQKVGRQLHLARIISNPPFRTIYLTENQQTESNVARIVANALVELFVAERKRSLKI; encoded by the coding sequence ATGAATATTGCACAATTACAAGGCTTTGTTTTCGCTGCCCAAACTGACAGTATTACCCAAGCCGCTAAATTAGCCTATATCAGTCAACCAGCTATGACCAAATTAATTCATCAACTGGAAAAAGAACTAGGTGTACAACTTTTTGACCGTACTGGCCGCACCATTCAATTAAATGCTCAAGGTCAGCTCTTCTTCTCTTACGTCACCACTGTGCTTGACCAACTGCAAAAAGGCATCGATGCCGTCACGACTAAAACAACTAACAAACTAAAGCCAATTCGCCTTTTAGTCGAAGTTGCCTCGTCACTAATTCCCGAAATCATCCACATCATTCAACAACACTTTCCGGCAGCACCAGTTCAGCTCACTCAACGTATCAGTACGCTCAGCGAACCGCGCCAATTTGACTTTATTATCTCCAGCCGGCAACCACAGCTCGACCGTACCGCCATTCCGTTGCTAAATGAAGAAATTCTTGTTGGTAGCGCCCAGCAGCAGTTTAAATCGCAATACGTTACGCCAGCCGAGCTACAACGATTACCAGTGATTGGTTTGGGGCGGCACAATCCCCTACGTGATACAGTTGATAGTTACTTCGAAGCCTTAGACATTCATTTAAACTACCAGTATGAAGCCGACGATCCCGCGACAATTCGCGAATTATTATTAAGCGGCGCTGGCATTGGCTTCATTCCCGCAGTCACGTGGCAAAAGGTCGGCCGGCAATTGCACCTAGCGCGCATCATTTCGAATCCACCATTTCGCACCATTTACTTAACGGAAAATCAACAAACAGAATCCAACGTTGCACGAATTGTTGCCAACGCGCTAGTTGAACTATTTGTTGCCGAACGCAAACGTTCACTTAAAATTTAG
- a CDS encoding malonate decarboxylase subunit delta, whose translation MEKLHFTFKATEPISHPVHVGVVASGDLEVIMRPTTKDAELNIVTGSDGFHDTWEHVLQRFFARYPLQADFEINDFGATPGVVNLRLTQAMEALNDEQ comes from the coding sequence ATGGAAAAATTACATTTCACATTTAAAGCCACAGAACCTATCAGCCACCCTGTCCATGTAGGTGTGGTTGCGTCTGGGGACTTGGAGGTTATTATGCGGCCAACAACTAAAGATGCTGAATTAAATATTGTTACCGGTAGTGATGGCTTTCATGATACGTGGGAACATGTTTTACAACGCTTTTTTGCCCGTTATCCACTACAGGCTGACTTTGAAATCAATGATTTTGGGGCCACACCGGGTGTCGTTAATTTGCGATTAACTCAAGCAATGGAGGCGTTGAATGATGAACAATAG
- a CDS encoding dihydrolipoyl dehydrogenase family protein — translation MFDVLFIGSGQGAWNGAIPMSQAGLKVAVVEEDLFGGVCSNRGCNAKITLDKPVELVRNIEQLQGRGFDSVPQINWPDLMAHKHEVIGRLAASNEQKLVKAGVQVIKGHATVTAADTVTVGATEYNAEKIVLALGQLPHRLDIPGQAYLRDSTDFMALTQMPERVTIIGAGYVGMEFAAIANTAGAEVNVIVKGHQPLREFYQPYVERLVVSLRERGVRFFYDQQVESVTESTSGLLLQGTNQFALESDYILDATGREPHVTDSGLENIGIATNANGIVVDDHLQTNVAGVYATGDVVDKTQPKITPVAIFESQYLAQLFTGQTTAPINYPSIATTVFTSPRISQVGISPTEAAKSPDQYTIETFEYAEDWFRQVQNETDGSLTLVFDQENILVGAVEYSNEAVDTINGLLEVIELRLTHEQVQRFIYTFPSLQHSYFRKV, via the coding sequence ATGTTCGATGTGCTATTTATTGGTAGTGGTCAAGGTGCCTGGAACGGTGCGATTCCCATGAGTCAAGCGGGGTTAAAAGTTGCAGTGGTCGAAGAAGATTTATTTGGCGGTGTTTGCAGCAATCGTGGGTGTAACGCTAAAATTACATTAGATAAGCCAGTGGAATTGGTGCGTAATATTGAACAGTTGCAGGGGCGCGGGTTTGATAGCGTACCCCAGATCAACTGGCCTGATTTGATGGCGCATAAGCATGAAGTGATTGGTCGGCTAGCGGCAAGCAACGAACAAAAATTGGTTAAAGCTGGTGTGCAAGTGATCAAAGGCCATGCCACCGTCACTGCTGCTGATACCGTCACAGTCGGGGCAACCGAATATAATGCAGAGAAAATTGTGTTAGCCCTTGGTCAGTTGCCGCATCGTTTGGATATTCCTGGTCAAGCTTATCTGCGGGATAGTACCGATTTCATGGCATTGACTCAGATGCCAGAACGGGTGACGATCATTGGCGCTGGCTATGTTGGAATGGAATTTGCGGCAATCGCTAATACAGCCGGGGCTGAGGTTAATGTGATCGTTAAAGGTCATCAGCCACTGCGCGAATTTTATCAACCTTACGTTGAACGATTAGTTGTCAGCTTACGTGAACGCGGCGTGCGCTTTTTCTATGATCAACAAGTCGAGTCAGTGACAGAGTCAACATCTGGTTTGTTACTGCAAGGGACTAATCAATTTGCTTTGGAAAGTGACTATATTCTTGATGCCACCGGCCGTGAACCTCATGTGACGGACAGTGGCCTAGAGAATATTGGTATCGCGACCAATGCAAATGGGATCGTTGTGGATGATCATTTGCAAACCAACGTTGCTGGCGTCTATGCAACGGGTGATGTGGTCGATAAAACACAGCCGAAGATCACGCCAGTTGCTATCTTTGAATCACAATATTTAGCTCAATTATTTACTGGACAGACAACGGCGCCAATTAATTATCCTAGTATTGCCACAACTGTCTTTACTTCACCACGGATCTCACAGGTTGGCATTAGCCCAACTGAGGCGGCTAAATCGCCAGATCAATATACGATCGAAACTTTTGAATATGCTGAAGATTGGTTCCGCCAAGTGCAAAATGAAACCGATGGCAGCCTGACCTTGGTTTTTGATCAGGAAAATATTTTGGTCGGGGCGGTGGAATATAGTAACGAAGCGGTTGATACGATCAATGGTTTATTGGAGGTCATTGAATTACGCTTGACCCATGAACAGGTTCAACGCTTTATTTATACTTTCCCTAGTCTGCAGCATAGCTATTTTCGTAAGGTTTAA
- a CDS encoding ACP S-malonyltransferase — protein MDALWIFPGQGGQYAGMLKQVPAALRQHVETLLDLPLLDTTAGYADSVQLQVSITLLQVAQVQMIQKMGFRPRLAAGHSLGVFAAAYALDCLALDDLFKIVKQRAELMQQAYPVGYGMGVIVGLTRAEVTQLVAQVTTTAKPVFVSNQNAEDQVALSGHLVAIDQVLELAKAQGAAKALRLNVPVPSHSPLMHDVAEKLQQSLAKVTFNRPHGIYLANDNGHAARQIIPVRRDLGDNLVHPVYFESMMAVATNYAPDVIINFAPGHPFKQVLAQKFDEQHQLYLAQFSKADIHYLLEKWERGSNL, from the coding sequence ATGGATGCGCTATGGATTTTTCCTGGTCAAGGTGGCCAATACGCGGGGATGCTTAAGCAGGTACCAGCAGCATTGCGTCAGCATGTAGAAACATTGCTAGACTTACCGTTGCTAGATACGACGGCCGGCTACGCGGATTCAGTGCAACTACAAGTTAGCATTACGTTGCTGCAAGTTGCCCAAGTGCAAATGATCCAAAAAATGGGCTTTCGGCCACGCTTGGCGGCGGGGCATTCGTTAGGTGTTTTTGCGGCCGCCTATGCTTTAGATTGTTTAGCATTAGATGATTTATTCAAAATCGTTAAGCAACGCGCTGAATTGATGCAGCAAGCCTATCCTGTAGGCTATGGTATGGGCGTTATTGTGGGTTTAACGCGTGCGGAGGTTACCCAGTTAGTGGCACAAGTCACGACTACCGCAAAGCCCGTTTTTGTCTCAAACCAAAATGCTGAGGACCAAGTTGCCTTATCCGGTCATTTAGTAGCAATCGATCAAGTGTTAGAACTAGCCAAAGCCCAAGGTGCGGCTAAGGCATTGCGCTTGAACGTGCCAGTACCCTCGCATTCGCCATTAATGCACGATGTTGCAGAAAAATTGCAACAAAGTTTAGCCAAGGTCACTTTTAATCGTCCGCACGGTATTTATCTAGCTAATGACAATGGGCACGCCGCCAGGCAGATCATTCCTGTGCGCCGTGATCTAGGTGATAATCTAGTGCATCCAGTTTATTTTGAGTCGATGATGGCCGTTGCAACGAACTACGCGCCAGATGTCATTATTAATTTTGCACCGGGACATCCTTTCAAACAAGTGTTAGCACAAAAATTCGACGAGCAGCACCAACTCTACTTGGCGCAGTTTTCCAAGGCAGATATACATTACTTATTAGAAAAATGGGAAAGAGGTTCTAATTTATGA
- the mdcD gene encoding biotin-independent malonate decarboxylase subunit beta yields the protein MNNSFVELHARQRALALLDAGTTRELIDPFADMISPHLEPQNIVPESDDGVVIMKGQLAGKAAVVIAIEGAFQGGGIGEVSGAKIVAALEHALADNQAGNTIYPVLILDTGGVRLQEANYGLLSISEIQNVIIALKQFVPVIGLVPGRVGSFGGMSITNALLSYVIGTNRARIGLNGPEVIEQEAGVQEFDSSDKDLIWNTLGTTERQATGIIDEVVADDVTAFKQAIIAAIDEKKDSHRDQQVDFYLSLLDQLDPSQPLDIAGYRDLYHQVKVTEHHLAAAKSSAVAGTKSRGRLWFEQLTGIKNAQSEVATVLHAQADGREYIAIVPDAQNRFPRVREGEVGLLEGYTVASVVNDLIKADQAKANKTPLVLIVDVPSQAYGYKEELIGIHMALASSVSAYARARQAGHKVVAFIPGDAVSGGFLAHGLQSNRLIALDDLAITIQAMSKASAARITQRTIEELEEATKHVPAMAYDIKNYQKLGALYQLVPGVKGYDDDPKAIATIQAVIAEALASLDDVPADMSFRYTNSIAKQSGRVATNQVRQLMDEQWNG from the coding sequence ATGAACAATAGTTTTGTTGAATTACATGCACGGCAACGTGCACTAGCGTTATTGGACGCAGGTACGACGCGTGAATTGATCGATCCATTTGCCGATATGATCTCACCGCATTTGGAACCCCAGAATATTGTTCCAGAAAGCGATGACGGGGTCGTTATTATGAAAGGCCAATTAGCTGGGAAAGCTGCTGTAGTCATTGCAATTGAAGGCGCATTTCAAGGCGGCGGTATCGGTGAAGTCAGCGGGGCTAAAATTGTTGCTGCGCTGGAACATGCTTTAGCTGATAATCAGGCTGGCAATACGATCTATCCGGTTTTGATTTTAGATACTGGTGGTGTTCGGCTGCAAGAGGCTAACTATGGTTTACTATCGATTTCCGAAATTCAAAATGTGATCATTGCGTTGAAACAGTTTGTTCCCGTGATCGGCTTAGTTCCTGGCCGGGTAGGTTCTTTTGGTGGCATGTCGATCACTAACGCGCTGTTGTCTTATGTTATTGGAACCAACCGTGCGCGTATTGGTTTAAATGGCCCTGAAGTAATCGAACAAGAAGCTGGGGTTCAGGAATTCGACTCAAGTGATAAAGATTTGATCTGGAATACCTTGGGAACCACGGAACGGCAAGCAACAGGCATTATTGATGAAGTTGTAGCTGATGACGTGACTGCATTTAAACAAGCGATTATCGCGGCTATTGACGAGAAAAAAGATAGTCACCGCGATCAGCAAGTTGATTTTTATCTATCATTATTGGATCAACTTGATCCTAGTCAACCACTGGATATTGCCGGCTATCGTGACCTTTATCACCAAGTTAAGGTAACAGAACATCACTTGGCTGCGGCAAAATCAAGTGCTGTTGCTGGCACCAAGAGTCGTGGCCGCTTATGGTTTGAACAATTAACGGGTATTAAAAACGCTCAAAGTGAGGTTGCAACAGTATTGCATGCTCAAGCCGATGGCCGTGAGTATATTGCCATTGTACCTGATGCACAAAATCGTTTCCCGCGTGTACGTGAAGGTGAAGTTGGGTTACTTGAAGGCTATACTGTCGCGTCAGTAGTCAATGACTTGATCAAGGCGGATCAAGCCAAGGCAAACAAGACACCATTAGTGTTGATCGTTGATGTTCCTAGCCAAGCATACGGTTATAAAGAAGAATTGATCGGGATCCACATGGCATTAGCCTCTAGCGTTAGTGCTTATGCCCGTGCACGGCAAGCAGGACACAAAGTCGTTGCCTTTATTCCTGGCGATGCGGTTTCCGGTGGCTTTTTGGCACATGGTTTGCAATCTAATCGATTGATTGCATTGGATGATTTAGCGATTACGATTCAAGCGATGAGTAAAGCAAGCGCCGCACGAATCACACAACGGACGATCGAAGAATTAGAAGAAGCAACGAAGCACGTTCCCGCAATGGCTTACGATATTAAAAATTATCAAAAACTAGGCGCACTGTATCAATTAGTTCCTGGTGTAAAGGGCTATGATGATGATCCTAAAGCTATTGCCACGATTCAAGCGGTTATTGCTGAAGCTTTAGCTAGCTTAGATGACGTACCTGCAGATATGAGTTTCCGCTATACGAATTCAATTGCTAAACAAAGCGGCCGGGTGGCGACTAATCAAGTCCGTCAGCTGATGGATGAACAATGGAACGGATAG
- the mdcA gene encoding malonate decarboxylase subunit alpha yields the protein MSDSERNWASHRQAKAAKLANVANLLDGKFAKTEAATQILETLISSGDKVVLEGDNQKQASFLSKTLAAVDPEKVHDLHMIMSSISRPEHLDIFEDGIASKMDFSFAGPQSTRVSQMIADGSLKVGDIHTYLELYARLFVDLIPNVVLVAADKADHQGNLYTGYNTEETPVIVESAAFKDGIVIVQANEIVDQLPRVDIPGDWVDVVIPADEPYQLEPLFTRDPQNITEIQILMGMMAIRGIYEKHNVQSVNHGVGFNTAAIELLLPTYGEQLGLKGKIVPNWEVNPTPTLIPAIESGWVQSIHSFGGEVGMEKYIAARPDVFFVGKDGTMRSNRAFGQMAGQYALDMFVGSTLQLDQFGNSSTVTNGRLSGFGGAPNMGSNPTGRRHSTPAWQSLKPADDPLARGQKLVVQMVETYGANKRPVFVDHLDAEEVRKEAKLANVPVMIYSEDTTHIVTEEGIAYLYKTDSMAERQAAIEAIAGVTPIGLRSDPDTLKDLRARGIVALPEDLGVRRNDAKRSLLAAQNMADLVKWSKGLYNPPAKFRSWS from the coding sequence ATGAGTGATTCAGAACGAAATTGGGCAAGTCATCGCCAAGCTAAAGCCGCTAAATTAGCCAATGTCGCTAATTTACTTGATGGCAAGTTTGCCAAGACTGAAGCTGCAACACAAATTTTAGAAACATTGATCAGTAGTGGTGACAAGGTGGTTCTGGAAGGTGACAATCAAAAGCAAGCCAGCTTTTTATCCAAAACGTTGGCGGCAGTTGATCCAGAAAAAGTTCATGATCTGCATATGATCATGAGCAGTATTTCGCGACCAGAACATTTAGATATTTTTGAAGACGGTATTGCCAGTAAGATGGACTTTTCATTTGCTGGACCACAAAGTACCCGAGTTTCACAAATGATCGCTGATGGTAGTTTAAAGGTCGGCGATATTCATACTTATTTGGAACTTTATGCGCGTTTATTTGTTGATTTAATTCCGAATGTTGTCTTAGTCGCTGCTGATAAAGCGGATCACCAAGGCAACCTTTACACTGGGTATAATACTGAAGAAACACCAGTGATCGTTGAATCAGCTGCCTTTAAAGATGGTATTGTTATCGTTCAAGCCAATGAGATTGTGGATCAATTACCGCGCGTTGATATTCCTGGGGACTGGGTCGATGTGGTTATTCCGGCTGACGAACCTTATCAGTTAGAACCGCTATTTACTCGTGATCCACAAAATATTACTGAGATCCAAATTTTGATGGGGATGATGGCGATCCGCGGAATCTATGAGAAACATAACGTGCAATCAGTCAATCATGGTGTCGGGTTTAATACCGCTGCGATCGAACTGTTATTGCCCACTTATGGTGAACAATTAGGTTTGAAAGGGAAAATCGTGCCTAACTGGGAAGTCAACCCTACACCAACTTTGATCCCCGCAATCGAAAGCGGCTGGGTTCAATCGATCCACAGTTTTGGTGGCGAAGTGGGGATGGAAAAATACATTGCCGCACGCCCAGACGTTTTCTTTGTCGGCAAAGATGGAACCATGCGCTCTAACCGTGCTTTTGGTCAAATGGCTGGTCAGTATGCCTTGGATATGTTTGTAGGCTCAACTTTGCAACTGGATCAATTTGGGAACTCATCAACGGTTACTAATGGTCGTTTATCTGGTTTTGGTGGTGCACCAAATATGGGGAGCAACCCAACTGGTCGTCGTCATTCAACACCAGCCTGGCAAAGTCTAAAGCCAGCGGATGATCCTTTGGCACGTGGTCAAAAACTAGTTGTCCAGATGGTGGAGACATACGGTGCCAATAAACGGCCAGTATTTGTTGATCATTTGGATGCAGAAGAAGTTCGTAAAGAAGCCAAACTAGCTAATGTGCCAGTTATGATCTACAGCGAAGATACCACACATATCGTAACCGAAGAAGGCATTGCTTACCTATATAAAACCGATAGTATGGCTGAACGGCAAGCGGCAATCGAAGCTATCGCTGGGGTGACACCAATTGGGTTACGTAGTGATCCAGATACATTAAAGGATCTCCGTGCGCGCGGCATCGTTGCTTTACCAGAAGATTTAGGTGTTCGGCGGAATGATGCTAAGCGGTCATTATTAGCAGCACAAAACATGGCTGATTTAGTTAAGTGGTCAAAAGGACTTTATAATCCGCCAGCGAAGTTCCGTAGTTGGTCATAA
- a CDS encoding acyltransferase family protein: protein MSKSKKLEINVDIGDYLKLCACTAVMLQPILSLALTAHPAAGSQFGIGLIYNLVKFTAPAFIFGILYTTTRTTLNAQLTYGSYLNKQWHALFIPTIWWTFAYLLLMPNVQQVNQFHDLPSFLWHFINGNAAPHLWYNTMMLQFIILMPLFWAIGHWCGTNKKRGWITLGGTLLITAAWLLFYDTAIFQGPHAQSWYLFDRLFISFFIYGVGGVLAWQYRASFNRMLQKFWPILVVIFLASFYWTNYELHQFGTPVDLANAPYYKPSMTIYDLAAIGLIAALALFQIQRKLPFTAFVHKFAGFAYKAYLSNVFWSQLIWHLFGQQLTGQSILLGVILTYTCTWCLSFASAFGLHALWQKVKALSRSDSRHLAE, encoded by the coding sequence ATGAGCAAGTCAAAAAAGCTTGAAATAAACGTGGATATTGGCGATTATCTCAAGCTTTGTGCCTGTACAGCTGTTATGCTACAACCAATTTTAAGTTTAGCACTTACAGCGCACCCCGCAGCCGGAAGTCAATTCGGCATTGGACTCATCTATAACTTAGTAAAATTTACAGCACCAGCTTTTATATTTGGTATTTTATATACCACCACCCGCACCACGCTTAATGCCCAGCTAACCTATGGTAGTTATTTAAACAAGCAGTGGCACGCGTTATTTATTCCGACTATTTGGTGGACTTTCGCCTATTTATTACTAATGCCCAATGTGCAACAAGTCAATCAATTTCATGATCTACCTAGTTTCTTGTGGCATTTTATTAATGGGAATGCGGCGCCACATTTGTGGTATAACACCATGATGCTGCAATTCATTATTTTGATGCCACTTTTTTGGGCCATCGGTCATTGGTGCGGGACCAACAAAAAACGCGGCTGGATCACTTTAGGCGGCACGCTGCTCATCACCGCTGCCTGGTTGCTATTTTATGACACCGCGATTTTCCAGGGCCCACACGCCCAAAGTTGGTATTTATTTGATCGCTTATTTATCAGTTTCTTTATTTACGGTGTTGGCGGCGTACTTGCCTGGCAGTACCGGGCAAGCTTTAATCGTATGCTACAAAAATTTTGGCCGATTCTAGTCGTCATTTTCCTAGCTAGTTTCTACTGGACAAACTATGAATTACACCAATTCGGTACGCCAGTTGATCTAGCTAATGCCCCTTATTACAAACCATCCATGACGATCTATGATCTAGCAGCAATTGGCTTAATTGCCGCGTTGGCACTTTTTCAAATTCAACGCAAGTTACCTTTTACCGCCTTCGTCCACAAGTTTGCCGGTTTTGCCTATAAAGCTTATCTGTCCAATGTCTTCTGGTCACAACTCATCTGGCATTTATTTGGACAACAGCTCACCGGTCAAAGTATATTATTAGGCGTTATCCTGACCTATACTTGCACTTGGTGTCTATCATTTGCTTCTGCTTTTGGTCTGCACGCACTTTGGCAAAAGGTCAAAGCACTTAGTCGAAGTGACTCACGGCACTTGGCTGAATAG
- a CDS encoding NADP-dependent oxidoreductase has translation MQTMVINQFGSAKALTLTEQPQPEISAHQVLVKVHAFSIDQLDIQLRTGQLLAQIPANFPLTLGWDLAGTIVAAGSAVTDFLVGDAVLARLPLTTPGAAAEYVAVDAANLAYKPDNVAFRTAAALPTAGLTAWQTIVMHLAVENEQHVLINDFTSCTGQLAAQLAAGIGAEVTAITPETTQESDFNLVDAATAMQQQYDVILDLTTKPITTNLLSANGRYLATQEDFNLVPDGTELQHLVDLLSHNKLQVPLGRCLPFSELSMITAHRLLEAGHTQGKLVIEIIAD, from the coding sequence ATGCAGACAATGGTAATTAATCAATTCGGTTCCGCAAAGGCGTTGACCTTGACGGAACAACCACAACCAGAAATTTCTGCGCATCAAGTACTGGTTAAAGTGCATGCTTTTTCAATTGACCAATTGGATATTCAATTGCGTACAGGTCAACTGCTTGCACAAATTCCAGCAAATTTTCCCTTAACCTTAGGTTGGGATCTAGCAGGAACCATCGTTGCGGCTGGCAGTGCCGTCACTGATTTCTTAGTCGGTGACGCCGTACTTGCTCGTCTACCATTGACGACTCCCGGTGCAGCAGCTGAGTATGTTGCAGTCGATGCGGCCAACCTAGCTTATAAACCAGACAACGTTGCCTTTCGTACAGCGGCTGCGCTACCAACTGCCGGGTTAACTGCTTGGCAAACGATCGTAATGCATTTAGCGGTCGAAAATGAGCAACATGTTTTGATCAACGACTTCACCAGTTGTACTGGACAATTGGCCGCTCAACTAGCTGCGGGTATTGGTGCTGAAGTTACGGCCATCACTCCCGAAACCACTCAGGAATCTGATTTTAATTTAGTCGATGCAGCCACTGCTATGCAGCAGCAATACGACGTAATACTCGACTTAACGACCAAACCAATTACAACGAACTTACTTAGTGCAAATGGCCGCTATCTAGCGACACAGGAAGATTTTAATTTAGTCCCAGATGGTACTGAGTTACAGCATTTAGTCGATCTGCTAAGTCACAATAAATTACAAGTCCCACTGGGCCGTTGTCTCCCCTTCTCTGAACTTAGTATGATCACCGCACATCGTTTACTGGAAGCTGGTCATACGCAAGGCAAACTTGTGATCGAGATCATCGCCGACTAG
- a CDS encoding isoaspartyl peptidase/L-asparaginase, which yields MTWGIISTWQMSLDGVTKAAEQLREGRPSGDAVQTAIEDVESNPAFNTVGYGGLPNAEGAVEMDAAFMNGDTLSIGAVAALHDIAHPIAVARNLSHEQLNNFLAGSGADAYAQRHGFTNKNMLTPEMQAFWGKQVRKNATRHDVLNTHDTVSVISLDYRGRLHTGTSTTGIFMKAKGRVGDAPLPGAGFYCDNKVAGVVTTGLGEDLMKGMLPFKINELIRAGATPQEACDQAVYPFVDELYHRSGHIGAVSVVALDKAGNWGVATNTEFTFVVATDQLEPTVFTAERGSHNTTTIDEASL from the coding sequence ATGACTTGGGGAATTATTTCAACGTGGCAAATGAGCCTGGATGGGGTCACTAAAGCCGCAGAGCAGCTGCGTGAAGGGCGGCCAAGCGGGGATGCGGTCCAAACAGCAATTGAAGATGTCGAGAGCAATCCAGCTTTTAATACGGTCGGCTACGGTGGTCTACCCAATGCTGAAGGTGCTGTAGAAATGGATGCTGCCTTTATGAACGGTGACACATTAAGTATTGGCGCCGTGGCTGCCTTACACGATATCGCACACCCGATCGCGGTCGCGCGTAATTTATCGCATGAACAACTAAATAACTTTTTAGCCGGCAGCGGTGCTGATGCTTATGCACAACGACACGGCTTCACGAATAAAAACATGCTGACCCCTGAAATGCAGGCTTTCTGGGGCAAGCAAGTACGTAAAAATGCTACCCGCCATGACGTGTTGAATACCCATGATACCGTTTCTGTGATCAGTCTTGATTACCGTGGGCGGCTGCACACGGGGACTTCAACAACGGGTATTTTTATGAAAGCTAAAGGCCGCGTCGGTGATGCGCCACTGCCTGGTGCTGGTTTTTATTGCGATAATAAGGTGGCTGGCGTGGTTACCACTGGATTAGGCGAGGATTTGATGAAGGGCATGCTGCCATTTAAGATCAATGAATTGATCCGCGCTGGTGCTACCCCACAAGAAGCCTGCGACCAAGCCGTTTATCCGTTTGTTGATGAACTTTATCATCGCAGTGGTCATATCGGTGCCGTATCCGTAGTTGCTTTGGACAAAGCTGGTAATTGGGGTGTAGCGACCAATACTGAATTCACTTTTGTCGTTGCTACTGACCAGCTAGAACCCACTGTTTTCACTGCTGAGCGTGGCTCCCACAATACAACAACGATCGATGAAGCAAGTCTTTAA